The Acaryochloris thomasi RCC1774 genome contains a region encoding:
- a CDS encoding murein hydrolase activator EnvC family protein yields the protein MSRFKFFPSLTRHKLPLGFVALFSVALVASLVLHGPPTVRAQNPSELQRQQQTVDQKRQGITQQRRQVQQQEGLARDRLQGIKRTLQATDAQIAENEAKLDQAKTDLERLEKELVVAKASYEQKQGNTSARLRFLQRQRNTNTWATLLQSNTLEQLLDRRRQLKLVYQSDQTALVSLKADRDRLTDQRLQVEIQKNQIALISQQLLGQKANFQEDAKIQGQLVNRLQTDRQALEAAELQLAQDSQRIATMLQQRLRVPGLPSSAPPPTSSGQFQIPANGPITSSFGYRYHPILGRGRLHSGMDIGAPTGTPIYAAEAGTVITAGWNGGYGNCVIISHGNGFTTLYGHASELYVVPGQSVQRGQPIAAIGSTGLSTGPHLHFEVRFNGEPTDPAPYLA from the coding sequence ATGTCTAGATTCAAATTTTTCCCAAGCCTGACGCGACATAAATTGCCGCTGGGCTTTGTGGCGTTGTTCAGTGTGGCTCTCGTCGCCAGCTTGGTTTTGCACGGCCCCCCCACGGTGAGGGCGCAAAACCCCAGCGAACTGCAGCGGCAGCAGCAGACGGTCGATCAAAAGCGCCAGGGCATCACCCAGCAGCGTCGCCAGGTTCAGCAGCAGGAAGGGTTAGCCCGAGATCGTCTTCAAGGCATTAAGCGAACTCTACAGGCTACCGACGCCCAAATTGCAGAGAATGAGGCCAAACTAGATCAGGCCAAAACAGACCTAGAACGGCTCGAGAAAGAGCTAGTTGTGGCCAAGGCCAGCTATGAGCAAAAGCAAGGAAACACCTCTGCTCGCCTGCGCTTTTTACAGCGTCAGCGGAATACCAACACCTGGGCTACGCTGCTGCAGAGCAACACCCTAGAGCAGCTACTCGATCGCCGTCGTCAGCTCAAACTGGTCTACCAATCGGACCAAACAGCTCTAGTCTCCCTAAAGGCAGATCGCGATCGCCTCACCGACCAGCGGCTACAGGTCGAAATTCAGAAAAATCAGATTGCCCTGATCAGTCAACAGCTTTTGGGCCAAAAAGCGAACTTCCAAGAAGACGCCAAAATTCAGGGGCAGCTCGTTAACCGCCTGCAAACCGATCGTCAGGCTCTAGAAGCTGCCGAACTTCAGCTTGCACAAGACTCCCAGCGCATTGCTACGATGCTGCAGCAGCGTTTGAGAGTTCCCGGCCTCCCGAGCAGCGCCCCGCCCCCCACCAGTAGCGGACAGTTTCAAATCCCCGCCAATGGACCTATTACCAGTTCCTTTGGCTATCGCTATCACCCCATATTGGGCCGCGGGAGGCTCCATAGCGGCATGGATATTGGTGCGCCCACAGGAACCCCCATCTACGCCGCCGAAGCCGGAACCGTGATCACAGCAGGCTGGAATGGCGGCTATGGCAACTGCGTGATTATCAGCCACGGAAACGGTTTTACAACGCTCTATGGTCACGCCAGCGAGCTGTACGTGGTTCCAGGGCAATCTGTACAGCGGGGACAGCCCATTGCCGCAATTGGTTCTACAGGTCTCTCGACGGGGCCACATCTGCACTTTGAGGTGCGCTTCAACGGTGAGCCCACCGACCCCGCCCCCTACCTTGCCTAG
- the aroB gene encoding 3-dehydroquinate synthase, with amino-acid sequence MTATLIPVPLPQQAYSVAISSSLTDIGSLLTNPEIQTTKLGQKMVVVSNPQIWKHYGQTVVDSLEKAGFEVTHCILPAGERYKTPKSVQKIYDHALAQRLERSSTLVALGGGVIGDMTGFAAATWLRGIAVVQIPTSLLAMVDAAIGGKTGVNHPQGKNLIGAFHQPRLVLVDPNTLATLPRREFRAGMAEVIKYGVIWDRELFEELESCDRIDQLRFLAPALLTKILTRSCQAKADVVSQDEKEGGLRAILNYGHTIGHAIESLTHYRTFKHGEAVALGMIAAGHIAVELGLWSTEDLDRQQQLILKAGLPTQLPDDFPSADVADLLLTDKKVKDGKVRFILPTKIGAVTITDQVPKAAIKKSLEPMLSGA; translated from the coding sequence ATGACAGCTACTCTGATTCCTGTACCGCTGCCTCAGCAGGCTTATTCGGTTGCAATTTCATCTTCTCTAACCGACATTGGCTCGCTGCTGACAAACCCTGAGATCCAGACTACAAAACTGGGTCAAAAAATGGTGGTGGTGTCGAACCCTCAAATTTGGAAGCACTACGGTCAAACGGTGGTCGATTCTCTGGAGAAGGCTGGCTTTGAGGTGACGCACTGCATTTTACCGGCGGGGGAACGCTACAAAACGCCAAAGTCGGTTCAGAAGATCTATGACCATGCCCTCGCGCAACGGCTAGAGCGCTCATCGACCCTCGTGGCATTGGGCGGCGGTGTGATCGGTGATATGACGGGTTTCGCTGCAGCCACTTGGTTACGTGGTATTGCGGTTGTACAGATCCCGACCAGTTTACTGGCAATGGTGGATGCGGCGATTGGCGGTAAAACTGGCGTCAATCATCCTCAGGGGAAAAATCTGATTGGGGCTTTCCATCAGCCTCGGCTGGTGTTGGTGGATCCTAATACGCTGGCGACGTTGCCAAGGCGGGAATTTCGGGCCGGGATGGCTGAGGTGATTAAGTATGGTGTCATCTGGGATCGAGAATTGTTTGAAGAATTGGAGAGTTGCGATCGCATCGATCAGCTTCGTTTTCTTGCCCCTGCATTACTCACCAAAATCCTGACGCGCTCCTGTCAGGCCAAAGCCGACGTCGTCAGCCAAGACGAAAAAGAAGGTGGCCTCAGAGCCATCCTCAACTACGGTCACACCATCGGCCACGCCATCGAAAGCCTGACCCACTACCGCACCTTCAAACATGGCGAAGCCGTCGCCCTTGGCATGATTGCTGCAGGTCACATTGCCGTTGAGCTAGGGCTTTGGTCTACCGAGGATCTAGACCGCCAGCAGCAGTTGATTCTCAAAGCAGGGCTACCTACCCAACTACCTGACGACTTCCCCAGCGCCGACGTCGCCGACCTCTTACTCACTGACAAAAAGGTCAAAGACGGAAAGGTACGCTTTATCTTACCCACTAAAATCGGTGCCGTGACGATCACAGATCAGGTGCCCAAAGCCGCAATTAAGAAATCCCTGGAGCCAATGCTGTCAGGTGCTTAA
- a CDS encoding alpha/beta fold hydrolase, which produces MFQSRDCWQHQFIQTNKIRLHYVTQGEGDLVILLHGFPEFWYSWRYQLPALARHFKVVVPDLRGYNDSDKPENGYDIDTLSQDIVGLIQNLGYQCAHVVGHDCGGMIAWNLAEKFPQHLKRLVLLNTPHPQKLFRELSSNLDQLRRSWYMLAFQVPGLPEWLIKVNLQQFLQNWFQKQAIRKTPFSSETLKIYQAALEKTGALSSAINHYRQLLAPESLLKRDRSLLPINIPTLVLWGEDDTVLSPNFATGFERLIQAPFRLKFVPECGHWIQQEAPRIVNRELLAFLRQDQHLSSELAG; this is translated from the coding sequence ATGTTCCAATCTCGTGATTGCTGGCAACATCAATTTATCCAAACCAATAAGATCCGGTTGCACTACGTCACCCAAGGTGAGGGGGATCTTGTTATTTTACTCCACGGTTTTCCTGAGTTCTGGTACTCGTGGCGCTATCAGCTTCCGGCCCTAGCTCGTCACTTTAAGGTGGTGGTCCCAGATCTGAGGGGATATAACGACTCAGATAAGCCAGAGAATGGCTACGATATCGATACCCTCAGCCAAGATATTGTAGGTCTGATTCAAAATTTGGGCTATCAGTGTGCTCACGTTGTCGGCCACGATTGCGGCGGCATGATTGCTTGGAACCTGGCCGAAAAGTTTCCGCAGCATCTAAAACGATTGGTGCTCTTGAATACGCCGCATCCCCAAAAGCTGTTTCGGGAGCTGTCAAGCAACTTGGATCAGCTCAGAAGAAGCTGGTACATGCTGGCCTTTCAGGTGCCGGGGTTGCCGGAATGGTTGATTAAGGTTAACCTGCAGCAGTTTTTGCAAAATTGGTTCCAAAAGCAGGCAATCCGAAAAACGCCTTTTTCGAGTGAGACCTTGAAGATTTATCAGGCCGCTTTAGAGAAGACGGGTGCCCTGTCTTCGGCCATCAATCACTACCGGCAATTGCTAGCCCCAGAATCGTTGCTGAAGCGAGATCGATCGCTGTTGCCGATCAATATCCCGACTTTAGTGCTGTGGGGTGAAGATGATACGGTGTTGAGCCCTAACTTTGCGACGGGATTTGAGCGCCTGATTCAAGCGCCGTTCCGGCTCAAGTTCGTGCCGGAATGCGGCCACTGGATCCAGCAAGAAGCCCCTCGGATCGTTAATCGTGAGCTGCTGGCGTTTCTTCGCCAGGATCAGCACTTGAGTTCTGAGTTGGCCGGTTAG